The Primulina eburnea isolate SZY01 chromosome 18, ASM2296580v1, whole genome shotgun sequence genome segment AATGAGTTGTCAAATGAACCGAGATAGTGAAGAAAGCGGGTGGAAAATACATTTCCAACATGCATAGAGTTTCAGCAATATTCTCCTCGAGTTGTTCTAAACGGTTCCTGTCTAACACTCTTTGACATAATTCATTGTAAAATGCACACAATAAAAATAGAGCACTACGTGGACCTTTAGGTAAAAGACTTTTCAATGCTACTGATAGCAATTGTTGCATTAGAACATGGCAATCATGAGATTTCAGCCCAATAAGCTTATGATCTTCTAAAGAAACACAGTTACCAATATTTGAGCTATAGCCATCAggtaactttattttcttcaatCTAGAGCAAAATATATTCATTTCTTTTTTAGACAATGTGTAAGGTGCAGCAGGCAAGTGAAACATATTTTCCCCTTTCTCTTGAGGATGTAATTCTTTTCTGATGTTTAAGTGCATCAAATCTTTGCGAGCATTCACACCATCTTTGGATTTTTTCTTCACGTTTAACAATGTGCCTATGATATTTTCGCAGACATTCTTTTCGCAGATTTCATAGTATTAGTTCAGGATTCATAAAAGTTTAtgaacaaaaatacaaatttataaAACTTGATGAATAGAGAGCAAAATAACTCACACTCCAGTATGGCAAACTGAAAAAAATTGACTTCTTCTTCCACATTTGATCTGATTTTTGTacattttttgaaatatcatgTGTTTTCCTCTTTCTCTTTGCATTAATGATATTCtgactctttttctttttccacCAGTCATTTTCAATGACTTTTACCGCATTCAAAATTTCTAAGCCAGTCAAAGTCCTCGGTTTtccttttctctcttttttccaTTTAAACCACTTCTTTTTCTCACGAAACGGATGATCAGGAGCAAGAAATCTTCGGTGGCCTAAGTATGAAACCTTTCTACAATACTTAAGCCACATAGAACATACGTCTTCACCACATATTGGGCAACCAAATTTCCCTTTTGCGGCACATCCAGCTAGGTTTTCATAGGCTGGAAAATCATTGATTGTCCACATCAAGATAGCCTTCAGATTGAACATTGACTTGCTAAATGCATCAAATGCCTCCACACCTATGTCCCACAACTCCTTCAAATCCTCCACAAGAGGTTCCAAGTACACATCTATATCATTTCCCGGTTGCTTTGGACCTGGTATTAGTAATGTTAACATAAGATTTTCCTTCGACATGCACTTCAGTGGTGGAAGATTGTAATTTACGAAGATAACTGGCCAACAACTATATCTGGAACTAAGGTCACCAAAAGGGTTGAATCCATCAGTTGCAAGACCAAGACGAAGATTTCTAGGATCTGATGCAAAAGTAGGCCACTTGTGATTTATTGTATCCCAAGCTACTGAATCAACTGGATGACGCATCATATGATCTTGACTTTTGTGATTGGAGTGCCAAATCAAATCTTCAGCCATTTCTTCTGATTTAAACATCCTTTTAAATCTTGGTATCACAGGAAAATACCTTAGCACCTTTTCAGGAACTCCTTTACGAACTTTGAAGGTAAATTTGTCCACCTTCCATCTTGAGGAACCACATTTGGGACATGAGTCTAATTCTTTGAGCTCTTTTCTAAATAGACAACAATCATTTGGGCAAGCATGAATCTTCTCATATCCTAAATCAAATGGTTTCAACAACTTTTTCATTGAGTAAACATTTTGTGGAAGTGTGGTTTTTTCTGGAAGCATGTCACCTAAGATCTTAAGGAGCTCATTGAAACTACTGTCAGTGTGACCATTGGTAGACTTGTAATTGTATAATGTGACAGATGCTGACAACTTTGTATAAGTCGTACATCCAGGGAAGAGAGGAGTTTCTGCATCTTCTAATAAATCAGCAAACTCATAATCTCTTGCGTCAGACGTAGTGTGTCCAACCTTTTCATCTGAGACAAATACATCCCTATATAAGTGAAATTCCTCTCTACTTTCATCCTCCGCTTCTTGAACTCCTCCTAAACTACCTTCACCTTCAAATTGTGGGGTATCAGTTTCACCATGGAAGAACCAAATTGTGTAAGAAGGATCGAACCCCTTGATAATTAAGTGCTCATAAACTTTTTCAAATGTCATATACTTCTTATTTTTACAACGTATGCAAGGACATAATATCACGTCACGTGTTTTGGCGTAGTCCTTGGCTTGTGCAAGAAATTTTTGAACCCCTTCTTCATACTCGGGTACAAGTCTTGAAGGCAAATGAATCCATTCTTTATCCATTTCGTAAATGACCCAAACCTTAACATTCAAATTAATATATGACGTCAAATAATTTTCATTACTTCATAAATAAAAtgagaaaatgaataaaaatataacctAAAATTCtgccataaaaatttaaaactagcCACAAAACTGTTAAAgtagatttaattcaaatcacaaaataaaattatatgaaAATATGAACTATAtgtcttatttttaaaattcgCAAATTTTTAATGCACTTTTCCTTATCAAATTATATGATCGAATTTATCAAATTAACTTATTACTCATGTGATATTGTTACTTGCAATTGTTCTTAAAATTCAATAACAATATCTTTGCTGTTCGAAAAACACAAAAGTCATGCAGTACATATCTAAAACTCCTAGTTAGAACAATTACAAATACGGGTAAATCGAGAAAATAACATAAACAGttctctcaaattttctattttttgttcttataattattcaattttgaattattGTAAAGTAGGTTATACAAGAAAGGAATTAATGTGTTTTTTTTCTCGCAGTTAATGTTGTGCCGCAAAAAACCAGATTTCTTGTAGTGGTAGCTATACAAGAAAGGAATTAATGTTAGCTATGTCAAGGCATGGTGATTCAGATATATTTTTTCTGctttgttgtatattgattCTTATACAGCTTAATTCATCTTTGTTCTGGTATTTAATTACCACAAAACTAATGTGGAATATTTTAATTTTGGCAGTTGCTAAATTCTTATATCGAACATGTGCAGGAAAAACGAATGAGTGTGAATTTTAGACTGAAGAAGCTGCAAGAGAAAGTTAAGGAGCATCAAGAAAAGGTAGGGGGAaggtgtaaggcccgagattatatcattttaatccgagattatttaattacgaattttggaagtatgaattaaattccataaattttgtgattaattaggattgaaatggaattaaaaagagttttgaggaccaAATTGTAAATAGTGAAGAATTCAGGGGCTAAGTGCAATATTGGATttagtgggacacttgtcaccaccatataacttgatatatatacaaCTCATTCTTCACGAATTCAGAAGCAAGATCAGCGAGAATTCCCTTCAAATTCCCTTAAGCTTTATTTGAGTTTAATTTGAGATTTTGTTCGATCCGattatcagaatttgaatccaaaCGCAGTTCTGTACTCCTCTCGCTAagagctactacaggacgtaagttttattgatttctggtatcatttgaaaatatgatgttgtaggaatttgatataattcgtgtatggtgttcttgacatgttagacaccGTAGAATCGAAGTAAGATCAGAAAACagattgattctggaattgttataattttctgattatattgattgggaattgaatatatttggattatagaatgattacaaattgtattggatatgggttatgatttgtaattaatatttgTTGAGATGGTATTGACGGAAATATTCAGATTGTTcggttatgccgttgattttgaattaaatcaagattgatcagattgttattgatttgaaaggtataatgatatgagattattggtattgtcattgccagacagattgtgagttcaggacttcaactgagccagaaaccgacgaaagcaaggtataaattaatgttgagttgggattgcacaactcgagggaggtttgactcgagtttccctaaatcacatactttaccttattgcattgatatttgcattaagttgattgatgtacttgttctcttgatattagatgacaggtattagacgagttatcttgtgacagaagtgccggatagtggtggtatcgccacggcacattgcacgatgtctcaagataagatattggcgatagagctacagtccttgacggttaggtcaggacactggatgtttggctatatcgagtaatggaatctattacggaattcgatataggaacaccatatttggttatatcgagtaaagggtattggaattcttctattacggaattcgatataggaataccagggcactggttatatcgagtaatagagattatggttccatcctttacggaattcgatataggaataccacatctggaaaccgggatccctagactaggattgagtctagtctaaaacgtagagtcacgagcttgagtgacagttatattgattgatattgattgatgttgattatgttcctgaatatggttcatgtccttttatgttcctgatattggtacatatttagaatagaaattattcttgatactgatcatgttccagatgttggtccatgtttagaatagaagttattcttgagattgattatgttcctgatattggtacatggttagaataggaattattcttgatattgagttatgttcctgatattggtacatgcctagaataggatttattctagatattgaattatgttcctgattagggtatatgtgtagaatatgatttattcttgttattaatttatatcatgatgttgatataggatatgatttttgttatatgctcttatatgatttatatgattgcatgtatacatgatttatactgggatatttatatctcaccggagttatccggctgttgtcttgtttgtatgtgtgcatgacaacaggtgggctagaatCAGGGTCGTGAAGAgaatgaggctggactagatagcgtggagatccgggcttcagaagcaacttaggattcagtactgatatgtagttgaacctagttgaattattgtagatcctacaataattgtatattatgtatgatatgtaatttgaatttaattacattatgtttccgctgtgtaatttagaaaaaaaaattttagaccctgtttcttatgaatgatttaatatttctaaagacgattaaggaatggattagcgtccgggtccccacaacaggtatttctaaagacgattaaggaatggattagcgtccgggtccccacagaaggTATTCTAGTGATGGAAATGTTGGCTTATTTATCTCCTCATGACTTTATTGTAATATGCAGGTTTATTTTTTTACTGCAATaatattgaaaatatatttttaacaaaaaaagtaTGATAAAAAAGTAAGAGAACAGCTGATCCATGATTAGCTAATCCATTTGGTTTAAGCATTGAACTTAGCTAATCCATGATTAGATTGTTATCTGCTATCCTTTGTTGTTCACTTATAATGCTAACCAGCTTGTTTACATTTTCGAAACTCCATCTGGCAGATACAAACTGTTGCAAGAACAGCTGCCATGCATCCCAATGTTTGGGTTGAAAATGCTGATCGCTGGGTTGCCGGATTTCTTGAGATGTTTGAAGAAGGTTGTCATAAAATGGTAAGCAGCAGTCTTAGCAATTCATTGGGGGTGGCATTCAAATTCTCTAGTTTATGAACTCAGATACATCAACTCTCTCGTATCATTCCAAACATTTATTTCTCAGGGAACGGCCATTAGGGATCGAATTCAAGAGAGCTTAAGAGGACAACGGGCAAGGCGTTTCTTGCCCTATGATAGCAATGAGAGCGACAGTGAAGACTATTATCAAGATTCAAGACGATTTATAGGCAGAGTATTATGAACACTATGACAGTGATGGGACGAAATGAAGGTGTCATTTTAAGAACAACATGACAGTTTAACAAATACAATGGAACGAATCAGTCATATTCATTCGAAAAGTAAAATCACCACAGCCAAAGCATCACCAAATTCAACGAAAAAGAGACTAAGATTACaaaaaatcaatcatacagAAATAACAAAAACTCCAACGTTAGACAGCTAAAAATCATCCGAAAAACACAACAAAACAGATCATAAATCGATtactattaattttaaaaaaggaaaatttACCTGCGAAATTGGAAACTTTTGAGTAAGCAGAGGTATAAATCGAGCGATAACCGCTAGAATTGGgaataaatattaataaataagaaACACACAATAATGACAGGAAACTCTTATTACACCCACAACAATGTTGTATCTATCATACAAGTATGGCTTTTCTTCCATACATAACATTAATAACTGGAGCGATTAAGTTATTTTAGAAGGAAAAATTTGTCTATTTTTCATTCTAAAGAATTGCATACAAAAAAATTCTCGATGGAGATATTGAGAAAAGAAAGCTTACTTGCGTGAAGCGAGAAGCCACAGCGATTGAGTGAAGTGAGAAGATCGATTGAGTGATTCCGAGAAGCACTGAGCGATTGAGTGAAGGAGAGACGATCGATTGAGTGATTTAGAGATTTGGGAAATAGAGAAGGGCGTGGGGGTGTGAAAAAATTTGGGAAATAGAGAAGGGCGTGCGCTTACAAAGAAAATAGAGAGGCGCGGAGATGTGAAATAAAGTTGGGAAATTGGCGCAATTTTATTTCAATATTATTAATAGCGGTCAGAGAACACTGTAAATAATAATTTCCACCGCACGCTTTTAGTTCgttgttaaaaaaattatttacagCGTGCAACAATTGCACGCTATTGTTTGAGCTAATATTAACAGCGCGCATACGTGTGCACGCTgtcgtttatataatttattaacggCACACATAAATGCGtgctgcggatattactatctgcagcgtgcttttaatgcacgccgttattTCTGTCAGTTGTACAatattaacagcgcacatatGGGTGCACGTCGCTAAAAGTACtattcgcagcgtgcttttaatgcacgctgttgatgacgtgctgcgaaaaatcatttttcttgtagtgccatttgcatcctatgggaacgattccctcaggtggatccactaatgtccagacttggtttgaatacatgaagtccatttctgactgcatggcttcaagccatttggttgaatcagtatcagataatgcttctttgaaattcattggatcacatccaacacaagactcatcatggccttgttcatgaagaagcgtatatcttgcaggtggtctaataaccctatgagaccttctagaagcttgtacttcaactactggtttgtagtgacccgttccagaatcacctactaagccagaactaagcatgcaattaacctaattaaaataatcagagataacagcggaaatatggttaacaacaatagttatacaacccaatcgaaatccagaatactcaactaactgaaagtatctgctacaatcatatcaaatcaaatggaaaacactgaaaactaaaccaaccagctactcaatgtactcctcctgctcctcctgagccatccaacctgaggcctgccccgtgggaatggggtgtccaagataaacaaaaccgaggacgtgagcgataagaacgcccagtacaaaagcatgagtatacaaacctatatgaaatgcacatgctatgatatgataccagggtagtcaagaaacaggagtaatcaaaggatctcaaaatgctcagtctagaggcgccaagtggatagtgccgcgcggtcctacctctgggtcactgcatccactacaagaatagacgtggacctaaaatgtcccggatcaccgaagccctcccgacccgtcggccactgtgtactctcggtgtccatgcgtccacaagacaagacagggctgagcggccccaagatatagcttatctcgaaagagatacagctcaacagtaaaggctatctcgaaggagatacggctcaacatgaaatgcaacgtgcagtaataaacgtgacataatagcatgcatcatatgacatatatcaatgcaccacataatcatgcaacacatatatgaatgtatactcaaccaggatatctcggatagtactttcgtacctctatcacagcaagcctagccttacgcaacaccgctaatcaggtctagaacaagcctacacatcaaaagcatacccaatgaacaatactaccatgcttgactagcaaaaccagtactccctagtactaccaaaggtttagggtttaccttcgtccgtcgacagccctttgatgttgattgcctcgaaactcaggcgtcgctacgctaccaatcctggcagctcctggctaacgctcgaccgacaaactaacactagaaaccttccaaatctctcaaatagGAGGCacactcaagaatttgcaatgcaaaatgaggaaatccaagcactatttataggctatgttcggatccaccgaactcacttcggaacgtccgaactcctacgtgtccaccagctcttgacacctcatgatcggatctaccgaacatacacttcggaccgtccgaacttgcacgtgtccagctgctcttgacacctcatgatcggatccaccgaacttacttcggaccttccgaactcttcggtgcttccgaaccatcttcagtccgtccgatcatgaccacggtcaaagttacacattaaaccttcttaatcaccattaatccgttaattacccaatttagaattcgggctactacattctcccccccttaaaagatttcgtcctcgaaatcaagcttagaggatgaacaaaacgaaataacaacataatctcaaaatcctcggttcatcaaatccatgaacactgctggcgcattcgtcaatccgaatggcatacctagaaactcgtaatgcccatatcgagtacgaaatgcagtcttggaaatatcatctagaccaacactacctgtggacgaatcaatcacatgaggtagccttccccgcccgactctaaagcacgacaggctttcagagcagaaaccactggcatcggaggtcgcgctccctcaccatagaaaaaccaactagagctctcagtcgtacgaaactgaacaagcttctggtaacaatccacagtagctcggtaggtagtcaataggtttatacctagaatacaatcaaaatcttccatctccaggatcataagattcgcagtcaactcgttaccctcaaaatctaagggacaacccatcactagacgcttagctaacatcgaatgacccatcggggtagaaacagaaagaaagaCGTCTAGGGAAACAAACGGTAACCTATGACActtaacaaatcgtcctggtcaccccaacgacctacactcccctgactactctcgtcaccaaagtggtcagccatcgctataagaatgaggaaaatggtaaaatggtcaacgaaaatcccaaaacagaaatctatatcccaaaatcgtatgcatgccctgataccataaatgtagtgacccgttccagaatcacctactaagccagaactaagcatgcaattaacctaattaaaataatcagagataacagcggaaatatggttaacaacaatagttatacaacccaatcgaaatccagaatactcaactaactgaaagtatctgctacaatcatatcaaatcaaatggaaaacactgaaaactaaaccaaccagctactcaatgtcctcctcctgctcctcctgagccatccaacctgaggcctgccccgtgggaatggggtgtccaagataaacaaaaccgaggacgtgagcgataagaacgcccagtacaaaagcatgagtatacaaacctatatgaaatgcacatgctatgatatgataccagggtagtcaagaaacaggagtaatcaaaggatctcaaaatgctcagtctagaggcgccaagtggatagtgccgcgcggtcctacctctgggtcactgcatccactacaagaatagacgtggacctaaaatgtcccggatcaccgaagccctcccgacccgtcggccactgtgtactctcggtgtccatgcgtccacaagacaagacagggctgagcggccccaagatatagcttatctcgaaagagatacagctcaacagtaaaggctatctcgaaggagatacggctcaacatgaaatgcaacgtgcagtaataaacgtgacataatagcatgcatcatatgacatatatcaatgcaccacataatcatgcaacacatatatgaatgtatactcaaccaggatatctcggatagtactttcgtacctctatcacagcaagcctagccttacgcaacaccgctaatcaggtctagaacaagcctacacatcaaaagcatacccaatgaacaatactaccatgcttgactagcaaaaccagtactccctagtactaccaaaggtttagggtttaccttcgtccgtcgacagccctttgatttcgattgcctcgaaactcaggcgtcgctacgctaccaatcctggcagctcctggctaacgctcgaccgacaaactaacactagaaaccttccaaatctctcaaatagGAGGCacactcaagaatttgcaatgcaaaatgaggaaatccgagcactatttataggctatgttcggatccaccgaactcacttcggaatgtccgaactcctacgtgtccaccagctcttgacacctcatgatcggatctaccgaacatacacttcggaccgtccgaacttgcacgtgtccagctgctcttgacacctcatgatcggatccaccgaacttacttcggaccttccgaactcttcggtgcttccgaaccatcttcggtccgtccgatcatgaccacggtcaaagttacacattaaaccttcttaatcaccattaatccgttaattacccaatttagaattcgggctactacattctcccccccttaaaagatttcgtcctcgaaatcaagcttagaggatgaacaaaacgaaataacaacataatctcaaaatcctcggttcatcaaatccatgaacactgctggcgcattcgtcaatccgaatggcatacctagaaactcgtaatgcccatatcgagtacgaaatgcagtcttggaaatatcatctagaccaacactacctgtggacgaatcaatcacatgaggtagccttccccgcccgactctaaagcacgacaggctttcagagcagaaaccactggcatcggaggtcgcgctccctcaccatagaaaaaccaactagagctctcagtcgtatgaaactgaacaagcttctggtaacaatccacagtagctcggtaggtagtcaataggtttatacctagaatacaatcaaaatcttccatctccaggatcataagattcgcagtcaactcgttaccctcaaaatctaacggacaacccatcactagacgcttagctaacatcgaatgacccatcggggtagaaacagaaagaaagaCGTCTAGGGAAACAAACGGTAACCTATGACA includes the following:
- the LOC140819869 gene encoding uncharacterized protein, which encodes MDKEWIHLPSRLVPEYEEGVQKFLAQAKDYAKTRDVILCPCIRCKNKKYMTFEKVYEHLIIKGFDPSYTIWFFHGETDTPQFEGEGSLGGVQEAEDESREEFHLYRDVFVSDEKVGHTTSDARDYEFADLLEDAETPLFPGCTTYTKLSASVTLYNYKSTNGHTDSSFNELLKILGDMLPEKTTLPQNVYSMKKLLKPFDLGYEKIHACPNDCCLFRKELKELDSCPKCGSSRWKVDKFTFKVRKGVPEKVLRYFPVIPRFKRMFKSEEMAEDLIWHSNHKSQDHMMRHPVDSVAWDTINHKWPTFASDPRNLRLGLATDGFNPFGDLSSRYSCWPVIFVNYNLPPLKCMSKENLMLTLLIPGPKQPGNDIDVYLEPLVEDLKELWDIGVEAFDAFSKSMFNLKAILMWTINDFPAYENLAGCAAKGKFGCPICGEDVCSMWLKYCRKVSYLGHRRFLAPDHPFREKKKWFKWKKERKGKPRTLTGLEILNAVKVIENDWWKKKKSQNIINAKRKRKTHDISKNVQKSDQMWKKKSIFFSLPYWSVSYFALYSSSFINLYFCS
- the LOC140819871 gene encoding choline-phosphate cytidylyltransferase 2-like, which translates into the protein MSVNFRLKKLQEKVKEHQEKIQTVARTAAMHPNVWVENADRWVAGFLEMFEEGCHKMGTAIRDRIQESLRGQRARRFLPYDSNESDSEDYYQDSRRFIGRVL